In one Macaca nemestrina isolate mMacNem1 chromosome 2, mMacNem.hap1, whole genome shotgun sequence genomic region, the following are encoded:
- the LOC105480316 gene encoding zinc finger protein 501 yields the protein MNSSQISLKMKHRRVNMQKKPSKCSECGKFFTQRSSLTQHQRIHRGEKPYACTECGSCFRKQSNLTQHLRIHTGEKPFKCNECDKAFQTKAILVQHLRIHTGEKPYKCNECGKAFCQSPSLIKHQRIHTGEKPYKCTECGKAFSQSVCLTRHQRSHSGDKPFKCNKCGKAFNQSACLMQHQRIHSGEKPYTCIECGKAFTQNSSLVEHERTHTGEKLYKCSECEKTFRKQAHLSEHYRIHTGEKPYECVGCGKSFRHSSALLRHQRLHAGE from the coding sequence ATGAATTCCAGCCAAATATCACTCAAAATGAAACATCGGAGAGTTAACATGCAGAAGAAACCTTCAAAGTGTAGTGAATGTGGAAAGTTCTTTACTCAGAGATCATCTCTTACCCAGCACCAGAGGATTCACAGAGGAGAGAAGCCCTATGCGTGCACTGAATGTGGAAGTTGTTTCCGTAAACAGTCAAATCTTACTCAACATCTGAGAATCCATACGGGAGAGAAACCTtttaaatgtaatgaatgtgaCAAAGCCTTTCAAACAAAAGCAATTCTTGTTCAGCATctgagaattcatactggagagaaaccctataaatgcaatgaatgtggaaaagccttttGTCAGAGCCCATCCCTTATTAAACACCAgcgaattcatactggagagaaaccgtaTAAATGCacagaatgtggcaaagccttcagTCAGAGCGTATGCCTTACTCGTCATCAGAGAAGTCATTCTGGAGATAAACCTTTTAAGTGTAAtaaatgtgggaaagcctttaatCAGAGTGCATGTCTCATgcaacatcagagaattcattcaggagagaaaccctacacatGCATTGAATGTGGTAAAGCCTTCACTCAGAACTCTTCCCTTGTTGAACATGAAAGGACTCACACCGGAGAGAAACTTTATAAATGTAGTGAGTGTGAAAAAACTTTCCGCAAACAAGCACACCTTAGTGAGCATTacagaattcatactggagaaaaaccttaTGAGTGTGTTGGATGTGGGAAATCCTTTAGGCACAGTTCAGCACTTCTTCGACATCAGAGGCTTCATGCTGGAGAGTAA
- the LOC105480315 gene encoding uncharacterized protein KIAA1143 homolog, translating into MSKRNQVSYVRPAEPAFLARFKERVGYREGPTIETKRIHPQPPDEDGDHSDKEDEQPQVVVLKKGDLSVEEVMKIKAEIKAAKADEEPAPADGRIIYRKPVKRPSDEKYSGLTASSKKKKPNEDEINQDSVKKSSQKQIKNSSLLSFDNEDENE; encoded by the exons ATGAGCAAGCGGAACCAGGTATCGTACGTACGGCCAGCCGAGCCAGCGTTTCTGGCCCGCTTCAAGGAACGGGTCGGCTACAGGGAGGGACCCACCATAGAGACTAAG AGAATTCATCCTCAGCCCCCAGATGAAGATGGGGATCACAGTGACAAAGAAGATGAACAGCCTCAAGTGGTGGTTTTGAAAAAGGGAGACCTGTCAGTTGAAGAAGTCatgaaaattaaagcagaaataaaggcTGCCAAAGCAG ATGAAGAACCAGCTCCAGCTGATGGAAGAATCATATACCGAAAACCAGTCAAGCGTCCCTCAGATGAAAAATATTCAGGTTTAACAGCAAgctcaaaaaagaagaagccaaatgaagatgaaataaatcaGGACTCAGTCAAAAAGAGctcacaaaaacaaattaaaaatagtagcCTCCTTTCTTTTGACAACGAAGATGAAAATGAGTAA